From a single Erpetoichthys calabaricus chromosome 1, fErpCal1.3, whole genome shotgun sequence genomic region:
- the LOC114665494 gene encoding zinc finger protein 664-like isoform X2, which yields MYPAGQKSLQKEYQREEDVSEKRNKRKGSTNIQRPRKIINRIKVKDCNPQYMGPDEDLNRLGSSLGRRCYSKDSKAHKPSESLKTNTVRPEKKLCPNQTGEDFQENDNLSSLQGRPQIKQPDKNRKKLASATKNLVTAFQHPRFQPIVKLTRIDAIKSQEVYNINPIRQQCVGTFKYKLNSKDNGGIHGSKKPYHCPEGGKQFSDSHMPKKRREDNTGKEPYHHSECIKNFSKCSHTTTPIVEKPYLSKCGKRFSQVSHLETHMIGLRGQGLCRCLPHAGHSSDKSSLFKHKRINTGEKPYCCSECGKQFSKTSILKTHLRVHTGEQPFSCSECGKRFSDSSNYRRHLRVHTGEKPYCCPECGKRFSDTTSLLRHAVVHSKDRPYACSECDKKFSRRSILRKHIRTHV from the exons ATGTATCCAGCTGGCCAGAAGAGTTTACAGAAAGAATATCAACGTGAAGAGGATGTCTCTGAAAAGAGGAACAAAAGAAAGGGTAGTACTAACATTCAGAGACCCCGCAAAATTATAAACCGTATCAAGGTGAAAGACTGTAATCCTCAATATATGGGCCCAGATGAAGACTTAAACAGATTGGGCTCCAGTTTGGGCAGACGCTGCTACTCGAAGGACAGTAAAGCCCACAAGCCGTCAGAATCCTTGAAGACTAACACAGTGAGGCCCGAGAAGAAATTGTGTCCAAATCAAACTGGAGAAG attTTCAAGAGAATGACAACTTGTCCTCTCTTCAGGGTCGTCCACAAATTAAACAACCTGATAAGAATAGGAAGAAACTGGCATCTGCAACAAAGAACTTGGTAACGGCCTTTCAGCACCCTAGATTTCAGCCTATTGTGAAGCTAACAAGGATCGATGCCATCAAATCTCAAGAAGTGTACAATATAAATCCAATCCGCCAACAGTGTGTgggaacatttaaatataaattgaattcTAAAGATAATGGAGGGATTCATGGGAGTAAGAAACCGTATCACTGTCCTGAAGGTGGGAAACAATTCTCAGATAGTCACATGCCTAAGAAACGCAGAGAAGATAATACAGGAAAGGAGCCATACCACCATTCTGAATGTATTAAGAATTTTTCAAAATGCAGCCATACCACAACTCCCATTGTAGAGAAACCATATTTGTctaaatgtggcaaacgattctcacaaGTAAGCCACCTTGAGACGCACATGATTGGTCTTAGAGGACAGGGTTTATGTCGTTGTTTACCACATGCTGGACATTCCTCTGACAAGAGCAGTCTTTTCAAACACAAAAGAATtaacactggagagaaaccatattgttgttctgaatgtggcaaacagttctcaAAAACAAGCATTCTTAAGACACACCTGAGAGTGCACACAGGAgaacagccattttcctgttctgaatgtggcaaacgattttcaGATAGCAGTAATTATCGCAGGCATTTAAGAGTTCATACTGGTGAGAAGCCCtattgctgtcctgaatgtggcaaaagattttccGACACAACCAGTCTTCTGCGTCATGCAGTAGTCCACAGTAAAGACCGTCCTTAtgcctgttctgaatgtgacaagAAATTCTCACGAAGAAGCATTCTTCGTAAACATATAAGAACACACGTTTGA